The following nucleotide sequence is from Desulfovermiculus halophilus DSM 18834.
AGAGCCAGGGCCTGGTCCCAGGTGGTGCGGGACAGGGCGCGCATGACCGTGACCACAAAAAAATAGAGCCGGCGGCGGAAGGATAGATCCTGTCCCCGCAGGGCCAGGGTCTGCCGGACGGTGTGCAGGGTGCGCATACTGCTCGGGATGAAGTGCAGCATCAAGGCCAGGGACATGGCTCCCTGCCAGCTCTTGTCCTTAAAGACCGGCTTGAGCAGCGCGGAGACCGTCCGTCCCACCTGGATCCTGGAGGTCAAGGTCGCCAGACACAGCCCGACCAGGACCACGGCGGTCATCCGCCCCCCCAGAACAAGGCTCTGGGCCAGCCAGGCGGGATTGCCGGCCACAAGCTCCAAGCCGGCCTTTACCCCGGTCCATATCCCGACCAGCAGGGCGCCCCCCCGCAACTGACCCCGGTTGAGCAGTCCCTTTCCGGCCGCCAGCCAGGTCAGGAGACAACTTGCTCCAACCAAAAGACCCACTCCCTGCGGTTCGGCCCGCCAGGCACAGATCCCGGCCACAATGCCCACCCCGATCTTCACCCGGGCATCGCTCTCCTGCAGCCTGCGCACCAGGTGGTCTGTGTGCCTGGTCCAGGCTACTCCCATCCGGCCAGCCTCCTTTCCAGGAGCCAGGAACACGGCGGCCGGACACTGTATCCGGCCAGATCGTCCATGATCCCGGCCAGCGACCCGCTGTAGGCCAACCGGCCCCGGCTCAGGACCAGGCAGCCGGTGGCTACCCCGATCAAGGGTTCCACGTCGTGGGCAGCCACCACCTGGGTCATCCCCTGCTCGGCGTTGGCCTGCAACAGCCTGCGCAGCTCCAGGATGGCTGGATAATCAAGCCCGCTGAACGGTTCGTCATAGAGCAGGACCCGGGGATGACGCAAAAGCATGCCGGCCAGACAGACCTTGCGCTTTTGCCCCCCGGAGAGATGATGGACCGGGGTGTCCCATTTGTCCGCCAGGTCCAGCCGTTGGGCCAGGTCCACGGCTGTGCGGAGCTGCTGCTCGTCTGATCCGGCGCTGAGTTCCAGGTCCTCCCGAACCGTGGCCCCCAGGATCTGCAGGTCTGCATCCTGCAGGAGGAGACCGACCTCCCGGCGCAGGGACCTGGCCCGCGCGGGGCTGTGCACCTCTCCAACCCGGATTGTGCCACTGCTCGGGGTCAGCAGACCGGTCAGGAGCATGAGCAGGGTGGACTTTCCGCTGCCGTTGGCCCCCAGAACGGCAATGCATGCCCCGCGGGGTATCCGGGCGGTGATATCCGCCAGCACCTGGAAGCCGCTGTATGCAAAATGCAGGTGGGATATCTCGATCATGGCTCAGGAACCAGCCTGTACCTCTGCAGGTAGCGGACCGCGCTGACGCATATGGCCACCTGCAGGCCGTCGGAGAAGAGAAAGGGCAGCATGCCCAGTCCCGCCGCCTTGGTCCAACCGATATCCAGGGCCTGCCGGAGCCAGAAGAGCCCCAGGGCATAGATCGCGGCATAGGCCAAAACCGCGGTGCAGACTCCGCTCAGCCAGGGGAGCGGCCCCCCTCCTTTCGTCCGTCTGCCCCCCCAGCCGGTGATCAGCACGGCCGGGACAAAGCCTAGGATATACCCCCCGGTGGGGCCCAGAAGATGCCCCAGCCCCCCGTGCCCTCCATAAAAGACCGGAAGCCCGACCCCTCCGGCCAGGATATACAGGCCCACGGCCGAGATCCCGCCCTTGGGGCCAAGGACGAATCCGGCCATAAGCACGAAAAGAACCTGCAGACTGACCGGGACCGGCCCCAAGGGAAAATGCAGATAGCTGCCCACAGCCATCAGGGCGGCAAACAGGGATATCCAGACCAGGACATGGGTCCGGATCAGGCTCGATTCCCAGGCCCCTTCAGTACCTTCACCATCCGACCATGTATTCATTTCACCCCCTGGTTGGGATAATCCAAATCGAAATCGGGATCGCTATCGAAATCGAAAGAATATGTCATTCCGTGCAGCAGGAACCCTCAGCTTATGGATATCGATATCGATCCCGATAGCGATTACGAAACCGAAGAAAGAAAAGGCTTTTCGACACAGAAAGCAGTGAACTGCACGTGAGTA
It contains:
- a CDS encoding energy-coupling factor transporter transmembrane component T, which translates into the protein MGVAWTRHTDHLVRRLQESDARVKIGVGIVAGICAWRAEPQGVGLLVGASCLLTWLAAGKGLLNRGQLRGGALLVGIWTGVKAGLELVAGNPAWLAQSLVLGGRMTAVVLVGLCLATLTSRIQVGRTVSALLKPVFKDKSWQGAMSLALMLHFIPSSMRTLHTVRQTLALRGQDLSFRRRLYFFVVTVMRALSRTTWDQALALAVRGLEDERAWNKSQPVKPGEWIAGGILGAAIWALTGAG
- a CDS encoding energy-coupling factor ABC transporter ATP-binding protein gives rise to the protein MIEISHLHFAYSGFQVLADITARIPRGACIAVLGANGSGKSTLLMLLTGLLTPSSGTIRVGEVHSPARARSLRREVGLLLQDADLQILGATVREDLELSAGSDEQQLRTAVDLAQRLDLADKWDTPVHHLSGGQKRKVCLAGMLLRHPRVLLYDEPFSGLDYPAILELRRLLQANAEQGMTQVVAAHDVEPLIGVATGCLVLSRGRLAYSGSLAGIMDDLAGYSVRPPCSWLLERRLAGWE
- a CDS encoding biotin transporter BioY, which produces MNTWSDGEGTEGAWESSLIRTHVLVWISLFAALMAVGSYLHFPLGPVPVSLQVLFVLMAGFVLGPKGGISAVGLYILAGGVGLPVFYGGHGGLGHLLGPTGGYILGFVPAVLITGWGGRRTKGGGPLPWLSGVCTAVLAYAAIYALGLFWLRQALDIGWTKAAGLGMLPFLFSDGLQVAICVSAVRYLQRYRLVPEP